The following coding sequences are from one Bradyrhizobium sp. WSM471 window:
- a CDS encoding MBL fold metallo-hydrolase, translating to MPITRRRLFGLLAGAGALVGVPSLWMSRMKTYDGPVSDHFDGLNFFDPDGVPPKSLREVLRWQFGGKRQRASWPDWAPSPHADTPPDRVDGDKVRLSFVGHASWLIQTGGLNILVDPVWSTRVSPVSFAGPKRHNDPGIAFDHLPKIDIVLVSHGHYDHLDMATLSRLAKNFAPRVVTPLGNDVTMRSTDATIKVDAFDWHDRVELGGGIAVTLVPTRHWSARGMFDRNKALWASFVLETPAGKVYVVCDSGYGDGRHFRRVAEKHGPLRLAILPIGAYEPRWFMRDQHMNPEDAVKALADCGAQAALGHHHGTFQLTDEAIDAPAKALVEALDAAKVPQERFVAMKPGQVMEI from the coding sequence GTGCCGATCACCCGCCGCCGCCTGTTCGGACTGCTCGCCGGTGCCGGCGCATTGGTCGGCGTGCCCTCCCTTTGGATGTCCCGCATGAAAACCTATGACGGCCCGGTCTCCGACCATTTCGACGGCCTGAACTTCTTCGATCCGGACGGCGTGCCGCCGAAATCGCTTCGTGAGGTCCTGCGCTGGCAATTTGGCGGCAAGCGGCAGCGCGCGAGCTGGCCGGATTGGGCGCCGAGCCCCCATGCAGACACCCCGCCGGACCGCGTCGACGGCGACAAGGTGCGGCTCTCGTTCGTCGGCCACGCCAGCTGGCTGATCCAGACCGGCGGCCTCAACATTCTCGTCGATCCGGTCTGGTCGACGCGGGTCTCGCCCGTCAGCTTTGCCGGGCCGAAGCGGCACAACGATCCCGGCATCGCCTTCGATCATTTGCCGAAGATCGATATCGTGCTGGTCTCGCACGGCCATTACGATCATCTCGACATGGCGACGCTGTCGCGACTCGCCAAGAATTTTGCCCCGCGTGTGGTGACCCCGCTCGGCAACGACGTCACGATGCGCAGCACCGATGCGACGATCAAGGTGGACGCGTTCGACTGGCACGATCGCGTCGAGCTCGGCGGCGGTATCGCCGTGACGCTGGTGCCGACCCGGCACTGGTCGGCGCGCGGCATGTTCGACCGCAACAAGGCGCTGTGGGCGAGTTTCGTGCTGGAGACGCCTGCGGGGAAAGTCTATGTCGTCTGCGATTCCGGCTATGGCGATGGCAGGCATTTCCGCCGCGTCGCCGAGAAGCACGGGCCGTTACGCCTGGCGATCCTCCCGATCGGCGCCTACGAGCCGCGCTGGTTCATGCGCGATCAGCACATGAACCCGGAAGACGCGGTGAAGGCGCTGGCGGATTGCGGCGCGCAGGCCGCACTCGGGCATCACCACGGCACGTTTCAGCTGACAGATGAGGCAATCGATGCGCCAGCGAAGGCGCTGGTCGAGGCACTCGATGCCGCGAAGGTGCCGCAGGAAAGATTTGTGGCGATGAAGCCGGGGCAGGTGATGGAGATTTAG
- the rplS gene encoding 50S ribosomal protein L19, with protein MNLIQQLEKEQFDKLSASKEIPEFGPGDTVIVNVKVVEGDRTRVQAYEGVCIGRSGGGLNESFTVRKISYGEGVERVFPVMSPMIDSIKVVRRGKVRRAKLYYLRNLRGKSARIVEKKQDRPAAAVNE; from the coding sequence ATGAACCTGATCCAACAGCTCGAAAAAGAGCAATTCGACAAGCTCTCCGCCAGCAAGGAGATTCCGGAATTCGGTCCGGGCGACACCGTGATCGTCAACGTGAAGGTCGTCGAAGGCGACCGCACCCGCGTGCAGGCCTATGAAGGCGTTTGCATCGGCCGTTCCGGCGGCGGTCTCAACGAGAGCTTCACGGTGCGCAAGATTTCGTACGGCGAAGGCGTGGAGCGCGTGTTCCCGGTGATGTCGCCGATGATCGACTCGATCAAGGTGGTGCGCCGCGGCAAGGTGCGTCGCGCCAAGCTCTATTATCTCCGCAACCTTCGCGGCAAGTCGGCCCGCATCGTCGAGAAGAAGCAGGACCGCCCGGCTGCTGCCGTCAACGAGTAA
- the leuD gene encoding 3-isopropylmalate dehydratase small subunit, whose translation MDKFTTLEGVAAPLKIINVDTDMIIPKQYLKTIKRTGLGKGLFSEQRYKDDGSENPDFVLNQPAYRNAKVLVAGDNFGCGSSREHAPWALLDFGIRCVISTSFGDIFYNNCFKNGILPIRVAQEDLDKLFDDAERGANATLTIDLPNQEIRGPDGGKVKFEIDPFRKHCLINGLDDIGLTMEKKASIDTYEEKLKRERAWA comes from the coding sequence ATGGACAAGTTCACCACGCTGGAAGGCGTCGCGGCGCCGCTGAAGATCATCAATGTCGACACCGACATGATCATTCCGAAGCAGTACCTCAAGACCATCAAGCGCACCGGCCTTGGCAAGGGGCTCTTCTCCGAGCAGCGCTACAAGGACGACGGCAGCGAGAATCCGGATTTCGTCCTCAACCAGCCCGCCTATCGCAATGCGAAGGTGCTGGTCGCCGGCGACAATTTCGGCTGCGGCTCGAGCCGCGAGCACGCGCCCTGGGCGCTGCTCGACTTCGGCATCCGCTGCGTGATCTCGACCTCGTTCGGCGACATCTTCTACAACAACTGCTTCAAGAACGGCATCCTGCCAATCCGCGTGGCCCAGGAAGACCTCGACAAGCTGTTCGACGACGCCGAGCGCGGCGCCAACGCGACGCTGACGATCGACCTGCCGAACCAGGAGATCCGCGGTCCTGACGGCGGCAAGGTCAAGTTCGAGATCGACCCGTTCCGCAAGCACTGCCTGATCAACGGCCTCGACGACATCGGCCTGACCATGGAGAAGAAGGCCTCGATCGACACCTATGAGGAGAAGCTCAAGCGCGAACGCGCCTGGGCCTGA
- the trmD gene encoding tRNA (guanosine(37)-N1)-methyltransferase TrmD produces MTNPSPWRATVLTLFPEMFPGPLGVSLAGRALAGGLWELEARDIRTSATDRHRSVDDTPAGGGPGMVLRADVLAAAIDSAGIGPDRPKLLMSPRGRPLTQARVLELAKGPGPLIVCGRFEGVDQRVIDGRGLEEVSIGDYVLSGGEIAALALIDACVRLLPGVMGKEASGTEESFSDGLLEYPQYTRPQLFEGAPIPEILTSGDHAKVASWRRAESEALTAARRPDLWAQIPSKVPNRAGRQKTPKNKTDG; encoded by the coding sequence ATGACCAACCCCTCACCCTGGCGCGCGACGGTGCTGACGCTGTTTCCGGAGATGTTTCCGGGGCCGCTGGGCGTGAGCCTGGCCGGCCGGGCGTTGGCTGGCGGGCTTTGGGAGCTTGAGGCGCGGGACATCCGGACCTCGGCCACCGACCGCCACCGCAGCGTCGACGACACCCCGGCCGGCGGTGGGCCGGGCATGGTGCTTCGGGCCGATGTTCTGGCGGCCGCGATCGATTCCGCCGGGATCGGCCCGGACCGGCCGAAACTGCTGATGAGCCCGAGGGGGCGGCCATTGACCCAGGCCCGCGTCCTGGAACTGGCGAAAGGCCCCGGCCCCCTGATCGTCTGCGGGCGGTTCGAGGGGGTGGACCAGCGCGTGATCGACGGGCGGGGCCTGGAGGAGGTCTCGATCGGGGACTATGTGCTCTCAGGCGGTGAAATCGCGGCCCTGGCCCTGATCGACGCCTGTGTTCGGCTGCTGCCGGGCGTGATGGGCAAGGAAGCCTCGGGAACCGAGGAAAGCTTCTCGGACGGCCTGCTCGAATACCCCCAATATACCCGCCCGCAGCTGTTCGAGGGGGCACCGATCCCGGAGATCCTGACCTCCGGCGACCATGCCAAGGTCGCCAGCTGGCGGCGCGCCGAATCCGAGGCCCTGACGGCGGCCCGGCGACCGGATTTGTGGGCCCAGATCCCGAGCAAAGTCCCGAATCGGGCCGGACGCCAAAAAACGCCAAAAAACAAGACAGACGGGTGA
- a CDS encoding SIMPL domain-containing protein has protein sequence MKKPASLLMTSLVTSFAAALLATPALADDFPSAISVSGEATISAAPDLAQIDAGVANDAKSAKEASDANNAAMGKVLLALKGAGIDEKDYQTSRLSLQPQYGQNKSTGASPVVGFRASNRVTVKIRDVTKVAAIIDTLVGAGANDIGNISFEVTQASKLLDDAREKAVADARRKAEIYARATGVTLGAPLSVSEGGAPMPLFKGRMAAAPMAAGGAAVAPGEETLAVTVNVSWAIKAKEQ, from the coding sequence ATGAAAAAGCCTGCCAGCCTTTTGATGACCTCCCTTGTTACGTCCTTTGCCGCCGCACTGCTGGCAACGCCCGCGCTCGCCGACGATTTTCCGTCCGCGATTTCGGTGAGCGGCGAGGCCACCATCTCCGCCGCGCCTGATCTGGCGCAGATCGACGCCGGCGTCGCCAACGACGCCAAGTCTGCGAAGGAAGCTTCCGACGCCAACAACGCCGCGATGGGCAAGGTGCTGCTGGCGCTAAAGGGCGCAGGCATTGACGAGAAGGATTACCAGACCTCGCGGCTGTCGCTGCAGCCGCAATACGGCCAGAACAAATCCACCGGCGCCTCGCCGGTGGTCGGCTTCCGCGCCTCAAACCGCGTCACCGTGAAGATCCGCGACGTGACCAAGGTCGCCGCCATCATCGACACGCTGGTCGGCGCCGGCGCCAACGATATCGGCAACATCTCCTTCGAAGTGACGCAGGCCTCGAAATTGCTCGACGATGCCCGAGAGAAGGCTGTCGCAGACGCCCGCCGCAAAGCGGAGATCTACGCCAGGGCCACCGGCGTCACGCTGGGCGCGCCGCTCAGCGTGTCCGAAGGCGGCGCCCCGATGCCGCTGTTCAAGGGACGCATGGCCGCAGCACCCATGGCCGCGGGCGGCGCGGCCGTTGCGCCGGGCGAGGAAACGCTGGCGGTGACGGTGAATGTGAGCTGGGCGATCAAGGCGAAAGAGCAGTAG
- a CDS encoding GyrI-like domain-containing protein: MFRFRRLALAALIPAAALSFGLSATLAQTPSPAPAASASPSPAPSASPAPAASAAPVATPSPAASASPSPATSPVTSPSPAASASPSPATPPPAAAATPAPVQTADPFGQETTLEPKKVVMVKGTANWDSAFDTLIDAFKALNTLLDKQGIKPAGNSMIVYTSTDDTGFTFLAEIPVEQDPKNLPKDMSVGKSPEGKALKFVHRGSYDNMDNTYEAITNHLDDKKLEAKDTFIEEYLTDPLKTAEDKLVINVFVPLK, from the coding sequence ATGTTCAGGTTTCGTCGTCTCGCTTTGGCCGCGCTGATCCCGGCAGCGGCCTTGTCGTTTGGTCTGTCCGCCACGCTGGCCCAAACGCCGAGCCCGGCACCGGCCGCATCAGCGAGCCCCTCGCCGGCCCCCTCGGCTTCGCCCGCCCCGGCGGCAAGTGCCGCACCCGTGGCCACGCCATCGCCGGCGGCCAGCGCCTCGCCAAGCCCTGCCACGTCCCCTGTAACCTCGCCCTCGCCCGCCGCCAGTGCCTCACCCAGCCCGGCCACTCCACCCCCGGCCGCCGCCGCGACGCCGGCTCCCGTGCAGACGGCCGATCCCTTCGGCCAGGAAACCACGCTCGAGCCCAAGAAGGTCGTGATGGTCAAGGGCACTGCCAATTGGGACTCGGCCTTCGACACGCTGATCGACGCGTTCAAGGCGCTGAACACACTTCTGGACAAGCAGGGCATCAAGCCCGCCGGCAATTCGATGATCGTCTACACCTCGACCGACGATACCGGCTTCACCTTCCTTGCCGAGATCCCGGTCGAGCAGGACCCGAAGAACCTGCCCAAGGACATGAGCGTCGGCAAATCGCCGGAAGGCAAGGCCTTGAAATTCGTCCATCGCGGCTCCTACGACAACATGGACAACACCTATGAGGCGATCACCAATCACCTCGACGACAAGAAGCTGGAAGCCAAAGACACCTTCATCGAGGAGTACCTCACCGATCCCCTGAAGACGGCCGAGGACAAGCTCGTGATCAATGTATTCGTGCCGCTGAAGTGA
- the rimM gene encoding ribosome maturation factor RimM (Essential for efficient processing of 16S rRNA): MSQLVCVARIGAPHGVRGAVKLWTFTEDPFAVRSYGLLSSKDGKRQFEVATARAAKDHLVATFKGVTTRDEAERLNGIELYVAREKLPATDEGEYYHTDLIGLAAVTTAGDALGRVLAIHNFGAGDIIEIAPPQGTTMLLPFTDAVVPEVDLTGGRVVIALPEEIEAEETEEDSSPSRPGLVRNLRTGGRDP, from the coding sequence ATGTCTCAGCTCGTTTGCGTCGCGCGGATCGGCGCCCCGCATGGCGTGCGCGGCGCGGTCAAACTGTGGACCTTCACCGAAGATCCATTTGCCGTGCGGAGCTACGGCCTGCTCTCGTCCAAGGACGGCAAGCGCCAGTTCGAGGTCGCAACGGCGCGCGCGGCCAAGGATCATCTGGTTGCGACGTTCAAGGGCGTCACGACCCGCGATGAGGCCGAGCGCCTCAACGGCATCGAGCTCTACGTCGCGCGCGAAAAGCTGCCCGCGACGGACGAGGGCGAATATTACCACACCGATCTGATCGGGCTCGCAGCCGTCACCACGGCGGGCGATGCACTCGGCCGCGTGCTCGCGATCCACAATTTCGGCGCCGGCGACATCATCGAGATCGCGCCGCCCCAGGGCACCACGATGCTGCTGCCGTTCACGGACGCGGTGGTGCCGGAGGTCGATCTCACGGGCGGCCGCGTCGTGATCGCGCTGCCCGAGGAGATCGAGGCAGAGGAAACGGAGGAGGATTCCTCCCCGAGTCGTCCCGGCCTAGTGCGCAACTTGCGCACGGGGGGCCGGGATCCATAA
- the leuC gene encoding 3-isopropylmalate dehydratase large subunit: protein MSKPTTLYDKIWNDHLVHEAEDGTCLLYIDRHLVHEVTSPQAFEGLRATGRKVHAPEKTLAVVDHNVPTTDRTKPNPDPESIEQIKALADNAREFGIEYYDEFDKRQGVVHVIGPEQGFTLPGTTIVCGDSHTSTHGAFGALAHGIGTSEVEHVLATQTLIQKKAKNMRVTVDGKLPDGVTGKDIILAIIGEIGTAGGTGYVLEYAGDAIRALSMEGRMTVCNMSIEGGARAGLVAPDQKAFDFLHGRPKAPKGADWDAAMRYWEKLRSDEGAHFDHELRLDAAKLPPIVTWGTSPEDVISVTGSVPDPDKIADEAKRLSKHRALKYMGLTAGTKITDIKLDRIFIGSCTNGRIEDLRAAAKIAEGKQVAGGVNAMVVPGSGLVKEQAEAEGLDKIFIKAGFEWREPGCSMCLAMNPDKLAPEERCASTSNRNFEGRQGFKGRTHLVSPAMAAAAAIAGHFVDIREWR, encoded by the coding sequence ATGTCCAAGCCGACCACATTGTACGACAAGATCTGGAACGACCATCTGGTGCACGAAGCCGAGGACGGCACCTGCCTGCTCTATATCGATCGCCATCTGGTGCACGAGGTCACTTCACCGCAGGCGTTCGAAGGCCTGCGCGCCACCGGCCGCAAGGTCCATGCGCCGGAGAAGACGCTGGCCGTGGTCGATCACAACGTGCCGACCACCGACCGCACCAAGCCGAACCCCGATCCTGAAAGCATCGAGCAGATCAAGGCACTGGCCGATAACGCCAGGGAATTCGGCATCGAATATTACGACGAGTTCGACAAGCGTCAGGGCGTCGTCCACGTCATCGGCCCCGAGCAGGGCTTCACGCTGCCCGGCACCACCATCGTCTGCGGTGACAGCCACACCTCGACGCATGGTGCGTTCGGCGCGCTCGCGCACGGCATCGGCACGTCGGAAGTCGAACATGTGCTGGCGACGCAGACGCTGATCCAGAAGAAGGCGAAGAACATGCGCGTCACCGTCGACGGCAAATTGCCTGATGGCGTGACGGGCAAGGACATCATCCTTGCGATCATCGGCGAGATCGGCACCGCTGGCGGCACCGGCTACGTGCTCGAATACGCCGGCGACGCGATCCGTGCGCTCAGCATGGAAGGCCGCATGACGGTCTGCAACATGTCGATCGAAGGTGGCGCGCGCGCCGGCCTGGTCGCGCCGGATCAGAAGGCGTTCGACTTCCTGCATGGCCGCCCGAAGGCGCCGAAGGGCGCGGACTGGGACGCGGCGATGCGTTACTGGGAGAAGCTGCGCTCGGACGAGGGCGCGCATTTCGACCACGAGCTGCGGCTCGATGCCGCGAAGCTGCCGCCGATCGTGACCTGGGGCACTTCGCCTGAGGACGTGATCTCGGTCACCGGCAGCGTACCCGATCCCGACAAGATCGCGGACGAGGCCAAGCGTCTCTCCAAGCACCGTGCCTTGAAGTACATGGGCCTGACCGCGGGGACGAAGATCACCGACATCAAGCTCGACCGCATCTTCATCGGCTCCTGCACCAACGGCCGGATCGAGGATCTGCGCGCCGCCGCCAAGATCGCGGAAGGCAAGCAGGTCGCGGGCGGTGTCAACGCCATGGTCGTGCCGGGCTCCGGCCTCGTGAAGGAGCAGGCTGAGGCTGAGGGTCTGGACAAGATCTTCATCAAGGCCGGCTTCGAATGGCGCGAGCCCGGTTGCTCGATGTGCCTCGCGATGAACCCCGACAAGCTGGCGCCGGAAGAGCGTTGCGCCTCGACCTCGAACCGCAATTTCGAGGGCCGCCAGGGTTTCAAGGGCCGCACCCATCTGGTGTCGCCGGCGATGGCCGCAGCCGCGGCGATCGCGGGTCACTTCGTCGACATCAGGGAGTGGCGGTAA
- a CDS encoding metallopeptidase family protein, which produces MWTELKAPSLAEMEAMAHEVFERLPAEFRRLCEGVIIRVDDFPTEEVLDEMECESEFDLLGLFQGVGLPQQSFGDVARLPNMVWLYRRPILDYWAEHDESLGHIVRHVLIHEIGHHFGLSDDDMGAIEAQEPG; this is translated from the coding sequence ATGTGGACGGAATTGAAAGCGCCCTCGCTGGCCGAGATGGAAGCGATGGCACATGAAGTGTTCGAACGCCTGCCGGCGGAGTTTCGTAGGCTTTGCGAGGGCGTGATCATCCGCGTCGACGACTTCCCCACCGAGGAAGTCCTGGACGAAATGGAATGCGAGAGCGAGTTCGACCTGCTGGGCCTGTTCCAGGGCGTCGGCCTGCCGCAGCAGAGTTTTGGCGACGTGGCGCGGCTGCCCAACATGGTCTGGCTCTACCGCCGGCCGATCCTGGATTACTGGGCCGAGCACGACGAAAGCCTCGGCCATATCGTCCGCCACGTCCTGATCCACGAGATCGGCCATCATTTTGGCCTGTCGGACGACGATATGGGCGCGATCGAGGCTCAAGAGCCCGGTTAG
- the ffh gene encoding signal recognition particle protein: MFDNLSERLGGILDRLTGRGALTEKDVDAAMREVRRALLEADVALEVVRSFTERVREQAIGATVVKSVTPGQMVVKIVHDELINTLGAESQTIDINSVPPVPIMMVGLQGSGKTTTTAKLARRMVQRDKRKVLMASLDIYRPAAMEQLAVLGRDLDIPTLPIVAGQQPAQIAKRALEAGKLGGYDVVLLDTAGRTTLDEEMMAEAAAIKAAANPHEVLLVADSLTGQDAVNLARAFDERVGLTGIVLTRVDGDGRGGAALSMRAVTGKPIKLLGTGEKTDALEDFHPDRIAGRILGMGDVVSLVERAAANIDAEKAARTAERMRKGQFDLNDMREQLSQMANMGGISGLMGMMPGIAKMKNQIAAAGIDDKILKRQVAVIDSMTRDERRHPDLLKASRKKRIAAGSGQSVEQVNKLLKMHRNMADMMKAMGSGKRGPLAGIAQAMGFGGGMKPPSPEEMKALQEKMQGGGGQGLPNLPKDLPPGLRQGLPNVPGLTGLSGKPMLPGLGGFPGKKK; the protein is encoded by the coding sequence TTGTTCGACAATCTGTCGGAACGGCTTGGCGGCATTCTCGATCGTCTGACGGGGCGCGGTGCGCTGACCGAAAAGGACGTCGACGCCGCGATGCGCGAGGTGCGCCGTGCGCTGCTGGAAGCCGACGTCGCGTTAGAGGTGGTGCGCAGCTTCACCGAGCGGGTCCGCGAGCAGGCCATCGGCGCCACCGTCGTCAAGTCGGTGACGCCAGGCCAGATGGTGGTCAAGATCGTCCATGACGAGCTGATCAACACGCTCGGCGCCGAAAGCCAGACCATCGACATCAATTCCGTGCCGCCGGTGCCGATCATGATGGTCGGCCTGCAAGGCTCCGGCAAAACCACCACCACCGCAAAGCTTGCCCGTCGCATGGTCCAGCGCGACAAGCGCAAGGTGCTGATGGCCTCGCTCGACATCTACCGTCCCGCGGCGATGGAGCAGCTGGCCGTCCTGGGCCGCGACCTCGACATTCCGACACTGCCGATCGTCGCCGGCCAGCAGCCGGCCCAAATCGCGAAACGCGCGCTGGAGGCCGGCAAGCTCGGCGGCTACGACGTCGTGCTGCTCGACACCGCCGGCCGCACCACGCTCGACGAGGAGATGATGGCGGAAGCGGCGGCCATCAAAGCCGCCGCCAATCCGCATGAAGTGCTGCTGGTGGCAGACAGCCTCACCGGCCAGGACGCCGTCAATCTCGCCCGCGCCTTCGACGAGCGCGTCGGCCTCACCGGCATCGTGCTGACCCGAGTCGACGGCGACGGCCGCGGCGGCGCCGCGCTGTCGATGCGCGCGGTGACCGGCAAGCCGATCAAACTGCTCGGCACCGGCGAAAAGACCGATGCGCTGGAGGATTTCCATCCCGACCGAATTGCGGGGCGCATCCTCGGCATGGGCGACGTGGTGTCGCTGGTCGAACGCGCGGCCGCCAACATCGACGCCGAAAAGGCCGCGCGCACCGCCGAGCGGATGCGCAAGGGTCAGTTCGACCTCAACGACATGCGCGAGCAGCTGTCGCAGATGGCCAACATGGGCGGCATCAGCGGGCTGATGGGCATGATGCCCGGCATCGCCAAGATGAAGAACCAGATCGCGGCCGCCGGCATCGACGACAAGATCTTGAAGCGTCAGGTCGCGGTGATCGATTCCATGACGCGCGACGAGCGCCGTCATCCCGATCTGCTCAAGGCCAGCCGCAAGAAGCGCATCGCCGCGGGTTCCGGCCAGAGCGTCGAGCAGGTCAACAAGCTGCTCAAGATGCACCGGAACATGGCCGACATGATGAAGGCCATGGGCTCGGGCAAGCGCGGTCCGCTCGCCGGCATCGCGCAGGCCATGGGCTTTGGCGGTGGCATGAAGCCGCCGTCGCCGGAAGAGATGAAGGCGCTGCAGGAGAAGATGCAGGGTGGCGGCGGACAAGGTCTGCCCAACCTGCCGAAGGATTTGCCTCCCGGGCTGCGCCAGGGTCTGCCGAACGTTCCGGGCCTGACCGGACTGAGCGGCAAGCCGATGCTGCCGGGCCTCGGCGGTTTCCCCGGCAAGAAGAAATGA
- the dapF gene encoding diaminopimelate epimerase: MSALANHAFAKMNGIGNEIVVVDMRDSASKVTPDDARAVASARGGVPYDQLMVLQKPRFDGTEAFISIYNSDGSEAGACGNGMRCVVRRVFEKTGQSTATFETAAGLLNAWQGPAPDLYTVDMGAPKFGWQDIPLDQEFRDTRYIELQIGPIDNPILHSPSVVSMGNPHAIFWVDDVNAYDLERFGPLLENHPIFPERANITLAHIVDPQHITIRTWERGAGLTKACGSAACATAVAAARLKRAERNVEITLPGGKLGIEWRERDDHVLMTGTATFEYEGSFDPALFEPVG, translated from the coding sequence ATGAGCGCGCTGGCCAACCACGCATTTGCCAAGATGAACGGCATCGGTAACGAGATCGTCGTTGTCGACATGCGCGATTCCGCCTCAAAGGTGACCCCGGACGATGCCCGCGCGGTGGCATCGGCGCGTGGCGGCGTGCCCTACGACCAGCTCATGGTGCTGCAGAAGCCGCGCTTCGACGGCACCGAAGCGTTCATCAGCATCTACAACAGTGACGGCTCCGAGGCCGGCGCCTGCGGCAACGGCATGCGCTGCGTGGTGCGGCGCGTTTTCGAGAAGACCGGCCAGAGCACGGCAACGTTCGAGACGGCCGCGGGCCTGCTCAACGCCTGGCAGGGTCCGGCGCCGGATCTTTATACGGTGGACATGGGCGCGCCAAAATTCGGCTGGCAGGACATTCCGCTCGACCAGGAATTCCGCGACACCCGCTACATCGAATTGCAGATCGGCCCGATCGACAATCCGATCCTGCATTCGCCCTCGGTGGTCAGCATGGGCAATCCGCATGCGATCTTCTGGGTCGATGACGTCAACGCCTACGATCTCGAGCGTTTCGGTCCGCTGCTGGAAAACCATCCGATCTTCCCCGAGCGCGCCAACATCACGCTCGCCCATATCGTCGATCCCCAGCACATCACGATCCGCACCTGGGAGCGCGGCGCCGGCCTGACCAAGGCCTGCGGCTCGGCCGCTTGTGCCACGGCGGTTGCGGCCGCACGGCTGAAGCGCGCCGAGCGCAATGTCGAGATCACGCTGCCCGGCGGCAAGCTCGGCATCGAATGGCGCGAGCGCGACGATCACGTGCTGATGACGGGCACGGCGACCTTCGAATATGAAGGCAGTTTCGATCCGGCGCTGTTCGAGCCGGTCGGGTAA
- the rpsP gene encoding 30S ribosomal protein S16 yields MSVVIRLARAGTKKRPVYHVVVADSRFPRDGRFIERLGYFNPLLPKDNETRLKLDMDKVKAWLAKGAQPSDRVSRFLDAAGVKKREVRNNPEKAVPRKERKAQAEAAAKG; encoded by the coding sequence ATGTCCGTCGTTATCCGTCTCGCCCGTGCAGGCACCAAGAAGCGCCCCGTCTATCACGTCGTCGTCGCCGATTCGCGCTTTCCCCGCGATGGCCGCTTCATCGAGCGTCTCGGCTATTTCAACCCGCTGCTGCCGAAGGACAACGAGACCCGACTGAAGCTCGACATGGACAAGGTGAAGGCCTGGCTCGCCAAGGGCGCGCAGCCGTCGGACCGTGTGTCCCGCTTCCTCGACGCCGCCGGCGTCAAGAAGCGCGAAGTGCGCAACAACCCGGAAAAGGCCGTGCCGCGCAAAGAGCGCAAGGCGCAGGCCGAAGCCGCCGCGAAGGGTTAA